The proteins below come from a single Streptomyces sp. MRC013 genomic window:
- a CDS encoding helix-turn-helix domain-containing protein, which translates to MTLTVGVIGPEDLVGKAVAVGDGTGAARLRAFPYRHEDETPDVVRDAGLRVDALLFTGVVPHTLAAGAGLLDRPAMYVPYSGATLLRALVELLRLGHDVSRLSIDTLGRAEVTETLLEAKLPTEHVRVLPHRPGLTSQDLVDFHLAAHDRHGTTTALTCLGSAHHRLEHRLPAVRLAPSRHSIRATLRALVLATAGAHSDDARIALGIVDLPAADEDLAADLAVLGGSLAGLPDGSRLAVTTRGALEEATDGFTRLPFLDGLAARHGSARVGFGLGRTAAEAEALARRAVNRARSVGPVAGVVCMKDDVDIVIADGADGARPDGAEGTGLLARRAGLNPGTLERLRELVAAEEEPGITAHRVAEHLDVQQRTARRILKRLERAGVAVPVGSRQEGRTGRPPIVYRVRL; encoded by the coding sequence ATGACGCTCACGGTCGGCGTGATAGGCCCCGAGGACCTGGTGGGGAAGGCGGTCGCGGTCGGGGACGGGACCGGAGCCGCCCGGCTGCGGGCCTTCCCCTACCGGCACGAGGACGAGACGCCCGACGTGGTCCGCGACGCGGGCCTCCGCGTCGACGCCCTGCTGTTCACCGGCGTCGTCCCGCACACCCTCGCCGCCGGCGCGGGCCTGCTCGACCGCCCCGCCATGTACGTCCCGTACAGCGGCGCCACCCTGCTGCGGGCCCTCGTCGAGCTGCTCCGCCTCGGCCACGACGTGTCCCGCCTCTCCATCGACACCCTCGGCCGCGCCGAGGTGACGGAGACCCTCCTCGAGGCCAAGCTGCCCACCGAACACGTCCGCGTCCTGCCCCACCGGCCCGGCCTCACCTCCCAGGACCTGGTCGACTTCCACCTCGCCGCGCACGACCGCCACGGCACCACCACCGCCCTCACCTGCCTGGGCTCGGCCCACCACCGGCTGGAGCACCGCCTGCCCGCCGTGCGGCTCGCCCCCTCCCGCCACTCCATACGCGCGACCCTGCGCGCACTGGTCCTCGCCACCGCCGGCGCGCACAGCGACGACGCCCGGATCGCCCTCGGCATCGTCGACCTGCCGGCCGCCGACGAGGACCTCGCCGCGGACCTCGCCGTCCTGGGCGGCAGCCTCGCCGGGCTGCCGGACGGCAGCCGCCTCGCGGTGACCACGCGCGGCGCGCTGGAGGAGGCCACCGACGGGTTCACCCGCCTGCCGTTCCTCGACGGCCTGGCCGCCCGGCACGGCTCCGCCCGCGTCGGCTTCGGCCTCGGCCGCACCGCCGCCGAGGCGGAGGCGCTGGCCCGGCGGGCGGTGAACCGGGCCCGCTCCGTCGGGCCGGTCGCCGGCGTCGTCTGCATGAAGGACGACGTCGACATCGTCATCGCCGACGGTGCGGACGGCGCCCGGCCCGACGGGGCGGAGGGCACCGGGCTGCTCGCCCGGCGGGCCGGCCTCAACCCGGGGACGCTGGAGCGGCTGCGGGAGCTGGTGGCCGCCGAGGAGGAGCCCGGCATCACCGCGCACCGCGTCGCCGAACACCTCGACGTCCAGCAGCGCACCGCCCGGCGCATCCTCAAGCGCCTGGAGCGCGCCGGCGTCGCCGTCCCCGTCGGCAGCCGGCAGGAAGGGCGCACCGGCCGGCCGCCCATCGTCTACCGAGTACGCCTCTAG
- a CDS encoding enolase C-terminal domain-like protein: MKIESIRSHVVRAPYRRPFAISSGTSPDLVSLVVEVRTGDGATGYGEASPMTAYTGETLDGLRAALAGHAAPALVGRDPRDLAGAHAAMDAAIRGQHLAKAALDLALHDLAGRAAGWPVHLLLGGRLRTPVPTAWVVGLGTPRQMTEEAAEYAARGFTHVKVKGGEDPDRDVALVHAVRAAVPDGVELSLDANEGYDPSTAARTVARLGEEGLDLVEQPLPRWDLAGMAALRGRGGPRVMADESLQSLHDAMEIVRRGAADVLNIKVLKVGGLHRARQIAALAEAAGLAVKIGSMPELGVATLAAAHLAAALPHATVPADLVGPLLVADEPLAPGAFTGAADTGRVELPGTPGLGHGLSELPGRP; the protein is encoded by the coding sequence GTGAAGATCGAATCGATCCGCAGCCACGTCGTCCGGGCCCCCTACCGACGCCCCTTCGCCATCAGCAGCGGGACCAGCCCCGACCTCGTCAGCCTCGTCGTCGAGGTGCGCACCGGCGACGGCGCCACCGGCTACGGCGAGGCGTCGCCCATGACCGCCTACACGGGGGAGACCCTCGACGGGCTGCGCGCCGCGCTCGCCGGCCACGCCGCCCCCGCCCTGGTCGGCCGCGACCCGCGCGACCTCGCCGGCGCGCACGCCGCGATGGACGCGGCGATCCGCGGTCAGCACCTGGCCAAGGCCGCCCTCGACCTGGCCCTGCACGACCTCGCCGGACGCGCCGCGGGCTGGCCCGTCCACCTGCTCCTCGGCGGGCGGCTGCGCACGCCGGTGCCCACCGCCTGGGTGGTCGGCCTCGGTACGCCGCGGCAGATGACCGAGGAGGCCGCCGAGTACGCCGCCCGGGGCTTCACCCACGTCAAGGTCAAGGGCGGCGAGGACCCGGACCGCGACGTCGCGCTGGTCCACGCCGTGCGCGCCGCCGTTCCGGACGGCGTCGAGCTCTCCCTCGACGCCAACGAGGGCTACGACCCGTCCACCGCCGCCCGCACCGTGGCGCGGCTCGGCGAGGAGGGCCTCGACCTCGTCGAGCAGCCGCTGCCCCGCTGGGACCTCGCCGGGATGGCCGCGCTGCGCGGCCGCGGCGGGCCGCGGGTGATGGCGGACGAGTCGCTGCAGTCGCTGCACGACGCCATGGAGATCGTCCGGCGCGGTGCCGCCGACGTGCTCAACATCAAGGTCCTCAAGGTGGGCGGGCTGCACCGCGCCCGCCAGATCGCCGCGCTCGCGGAAGCCGCCGGCCTCGCCGTGAAGATCGGCTCCATGCCGGAGCTGGGCGTCGCCACCCTCGCCGCCGCCCACCTCGCGGCCGCACTGCCCCACGCCACCGTCCCCGCCGACCTCGTCGGACCCCTGCTCGTCGCCGACGAGCCGCTCGCCCCCGGGGCGTTCACCGGGGCCGCGGACACCGGCAGGGTCGAGCT
- a CDS encoding dihydrodipicolinate synthase family protein, translating into MSATGELAGRLRGTVLPAVLTPMDAAGAVDRAALHRYAERMAAERIGGVAVWAHTGRGLHLAAADRRRVLALWREAVDVPVVAGAGVPHALRGASPEDAEDAAVAMAVEAAELGADAVMVYPLARHHALPDGTERAVRLHERAAEESGLPVFGFLLHAEAGGYPYPPELVRRLLDLPAAAGIKIATLDRAVDCQDAVRAAEGTGALVVTGEDRMFGPSLMWGADTALVGIAAARADLTTAVLDAWTAGDAAGFLRASGRLDRFAEATFHAPIEGYVQRMLWAAVWEGAIPEEAAFDPYGPPLPDAERRAVVTCLERLAAEDDAG; encoded by the coding sequence ATGTCCGCCACCGGGGAACTCGCAGGACGGCTGCGCGGCACCGTCCTGCCCGCCGTGCTCACCCCGATGGACGCCGCCGGCGCCGTCGACCGCGCCGCCCTGCACCGGTACGCCGAACGGATGGCCGCCGAACGGATCGGCGGCGTCGCGGTGTGGGCGCACACCGGCCGCGGGCTGCACCTGGCGGCGGCCGACCGGCGGCGGGTGCTGGCGCTGTGGCGGGAGGCCGTGGACGTGCCGGTCGTCGCCGGAGCGGGCGTGCCGCACGCGCTGCGCGGCGCCTCCCCGGAGGACGCCGAGGACGCCGCGGTCGCGATGGCGGTGGAGGCCGCGGAGCTGGGCGCCGACGCCGTGATGGTGTACCCGCTGGCCCGCCACCACGCCCTGCCCGACGGGACGGAGCGGGCCGTACGGCTCCACGAGCGGGCGGCGGAGGAGAGCGGGCTGCCCGTCTTCGGCTTCCTCCTCCACGCGGAGGCGGGCGGCTACCCCTACCCCCCGGAGCTGGTCCGCCGGCTGCTGGACCTGCCCGCCGCGGCCGGCATCAAGATCGCCACACTGGACCGGGCGGTGGACTGCCAGGACGCCGTCCGGGCCGCCGAGGGCACCGGCGCGCTGGTCGTGACCGGCGAGGACCGCATGTTCGGGCCGTCGCTGATGTGGGGCGCCGACACGGCGCTGGTCGGCATCGCCGCCGCCCGCGCGGATCTGACCACCGCCGTGCTCGACGCCTGGACCGCCGGGGACGCCGCCGGGTTCCTGCGGGCCTCGGGGCGGCTGGACCGGTTCGCCGAGGCCACCTTCCACGCGCCGATCGAGGGCTACGTGCAGCGGATGCTGTGGGCCGCCGTCTGGGAGGGCGCCATCCCCGAGGAGGCCGCCTTCGACCCGTACGGGCCGCCGCTGCCGGACGCCGAGCGGCGCGCCGTCGTCACCTGCCTGGAGCGCCTCGCCGCGGAGGACGACGCCGGCTGA
- a CDS encoding LLM class flavin-dependent oxidoreductase, which translates to MRLGLYVNLYADGADRPRLADAVEQVRLAEQAGFAWAVLGERHLHRPGYHEAVTTLAYLAAHTERIGLATAGLIAPVYHPVWLAETLAHVDVLSGGRLTAGFVLGYRPEEFRLYGTEPRERVPRFEECLELVTRLWTEGEVTHEGRFTSLDGAFLSPRPVQAPRPRIWNGGRVSAALERTARMCDGWTTSFNELDAELPAKIAEYLAYPRGAASLGAEVVVCREGYCAPTTQLARAALEGPLRGLYDAYGDWKRTSADAARYAQEWDDIAARSVIGSPEECADRLGRYAAMGADGVVLRLQPPGMPQADALRAIEAYGTDVLPKLGAA; encoded by the coding sequence ATGCGCCTCGGCCTCTACGTCAACCTCTACGCCGACGGGGCCGACCGGCCGCGGCTCGCCGACGCGGTGGAGCAGGTGCGGCTGGCGGAGCAGGCGGGCTTCGCCTGGGCGGTCCTCGGCGAGCGGCACCTGCACCGCCCGGGCTACCACGAGGCCGTCACGACGCTGGCGTACCTCGCCGCGCACACCGAGCGGATCGGGCTGGCCACGGCCGGGCTGATCGCCCCCGTCTACCACCCGGTGTGGCTGGCGGAGACCCTCGCCCACGTCGACGTGTTGTCCGGCGGGCGGCTGACGGCCGGTTTCGTCCTCGGCTACCGGCCGGAGGAGTTCCGACTGTACGGCACCGAGCCGCGCGAGCGGGTGCCGCGGTTCGAGGAGTGCCTGGAGCTGGTGACGCGGCTGTGGACGGAGGGGGAGGTCACCCACGAGGGCCGCTTCACCTCCCTGGACGGCGCGTTCCTGTCGCCCCGTCCGGTGCAGGCCCCGCGTCCGCGGATCTGGAACGGCGGGCGGGTGTCCGCCGCGCTGGAGCGGACGGCCCGGATGTGCGACGGCTGGACGACGTCCTTCAACGAGCTGGACGCGGAGCTGCCCGCCAAGATCGCCGAGTACCTGGCGTATCCGCGGGGCGCGGCGAGCCTCGGCGCCGAGGTCGTCGTCTGCCGCGAGGGTTACTGCGCGCCGACGACGCAGCTGGCGCGGGCCGCGCTGGAGGGCCCGCTGCGCGGCCTGTACGACGCCTACGGCGACTGGAAGCGCACCTCCGCGGACGCGGCGCGGTACGCGCAGGAGTGGGACGACATCGCGGCCCGCTCGGTGATCGGCTCCCCCGAGGAGTGCGCCGACCGGCTCGGCCGCTACGCGGCGATGGGCGCGGACGGGGTCGTCCTGCGCCTCCAGCCGCCGGGGATGCCGCAGGCGGACGCGCTGCGCGCCATCGAGGCGTACGGCACGGACGTCCTGCCGAAGCTGGGGGCCGCGTGA
- a CDS encoding carbohydrate ABC transporter permease, producing the protein MARVRLPVLLVLVALVTVTPFAVMVLVAFAPPGGKTLPGAFDLTRATWENFSAVFSGADVTRWAVNSLVYSLVSVVLILLFSSMAGYAFAKKRFPGREVLFWSFLATLMVPFQATLVPYFVLVSRLGGVDTYWGLIVPTLANSQAVFLMRQFIAQLPDELFEAAKIDGASEWRIYTTVVVPLVTPVLATLGVFVFLWHWNDFLWPLVIGQSSGMRTLTVGLATLEGENVAVNQVMAGATVTVLPCLLVFGLLQRYLTDSIATTGLKG; encoded by the coding sequence ATGGCGAGGGTGCGGCTTCCGGTCCTGCTGGTCCTGGTGGCGCTGGTGACCGTGACGCCCTTCGCGGTGATGGTGCTGGTCGCGTTCGCGCCGCCGGGCGGGAAGACCCTGCCGGGCGCCTTCGACCTGACGCGGGCCACGTGGGAGAACTTCTCCGCCGTGTTCTCCGGCGCCGACGTCACCCGCTGGGCCGTCAACTCCCTGGTCTACTCGCTCGTGTCGGTCGTGCTGATCCTGCTGTTCTCGTCCATGGCCGGGTACGCCTTCGCCAAGAAGCGGTTCCCGGGGCGCGAGGTGCTGTTCTGGTCGTTCCTGGCGACGCTGATGGTGCCGTTCCAGGCGACGCTCGTCCCGTACTTCGTCCTCGTCTCCCGGCTCGGCGGCGTGGACACGTACTGGGGCCTGATCGTGCCGACGCTCGCCAACTCGCAGGCGGTCTTCCTGATGCGGCAGTTCATCGCGCAGCTCCCCGACGAGCTGTTCGAGGCCGCGAAGATCGACGGGGCGTCCGAGTGGCGGATCTACACCACCGTCGTCGTCCCGCTCGTCACCCCCGTCCTGGCCACCCTCGGCGTCTTCGTCTTCCTGTGGCACTGGAACGACTTCCTGTGGCCGCTGGTGATCGGCCAGTCCTCCGGGATGCGGACCCTCACCGTCGGCCTGGCCACCCTGGAGGGGGAGAACGTCGCCGTCAACCAGGTCATGGCCGGGGCGACCGTCACGGTCCTGCCGTGCCTGCTGGTCTTCGGCCTCCTCCAGCGCTACCTGACCGACTCCATCGCGACGACCGGCCTCAAGGGCTGA
- a CDS encoding DegT/DnrJ/EryC1/StrS family aminotransferase, which produces MPEREIPLPTVLDPRGRTIGEEERAAVLRVLDSAVLCSAFGSEARSLEAEMAALYGRPHAVACSSGTAALHLAVAACGVGPGDEVVTTPISDFGTVAPVMAQGAVPVFADVRAEDGNLDPDAVEAAITPRTKAVIAVHLFGGAADAARLRGVCDRHGLPLVEDCAQAWLGEDASGRLLGTVGDVACFSLQQFKHITAGDGGLAVAGDPERARRMRLFMDKGWDRSEGRVHREMGLNYRMPELVAAVARVQLRRVGGVVRARREAAGLLLAALEGLDGVALAGEPAGHAWWMFPLLVDNNARWAEELTARGVPALPGYLERPLYANPAVPGGRAGLCPRAERLIGRTLLALPWNEAYTQEHVDRIARALRLAHRRAGAG; this is translated from the coding sequence ATGCCCGAACGGGAAATCCCCCTGCCCACGGTCCTCGATCCGCGCGGCAGGACGATCGGCGAGGAGGAGCGGGCCGCGGTGCTGCGGGTCCTCGACTCGGCGGTGCTGTGCAGCGCGTTCGGCTCCGAGGCGCGGTCGCTGGAGGCGGAGATGGCCGCGCTGTACGGGCGTCCGCACGCCGTGGCGTGCTCGTCCGGCACGGCGGCGCTGCACCTGGCGGTCGCGGCGTGCGGGGTGGGGCCGGGCGACGAGGTGGTGACCACGCCGATCTCGGACTTCGGCACGGTCGCGCCGGTCATGGCGCAGGGCGCGGTGCCGGTCTTCGCCGACGTGCGCGCCGAGGACGGCAACCTGGACCCCGACGCCGTGGAGGCCGCGATCACGCCGCGGACGAAGGCGGTGATCGCCGTTCACCTGTTCGGCGGAGCGGCGGACGCGGCGCGGCTGCGGGGGGTGTGCGACCGGCACGGGCTGCCGCTGGTGGAGGACTGCGCGCAGGCGTGGCTCGGCGAGGACGCGTCGGGGCGGCTGCTCGGCACGGTCGGCGACGTCGCGTGCTTCAGCCTCCAGCAGTTCAAGCACATCACCGCGGGCGACGGCGGCCTCGCCGTGGCGGGGGACCCGGAGCGGGCCCGCCGGATGCGGCTGTTCATGGACAAGGGCTGGGACCGCTCGGAGGGGCGCGTCCACCGCGAGATGGGCCTCAACTACCGGATGCCGGAGCTGGTCGCGGCCGTGGCGCGGGTCCAGCTCCGCAGGGTCGGGGGCGTCGTGCGGGCGCGGCGGGAGGCGGCCGGGCTGCTGCTGGCCGCGCTGGAGGGGCTGGACGGGGTGGCGCTCGCCGGGGAGCCGGCGGGGCACGCGTGGTGGATGTTCCCGCTGCTGGTCGACAACAACGCCCGCTGGGCGGAGGAGCTCACGGCGCGGGGCGTGCCGGCGCTGCCCGGCTACCTGGAGCGCCCGTTGTACGCCAATCCGGCGGTGCCGGGCGGCCGGGCGGGGCTGTGCCCGCGCGCGGAGCGGCTGATCGGCCGGACGCTGCTGGCGCTGCCGTGGAACGAGGCGTACACGCAGGAGCACGTGGACCGGATCGCCCGCGCCCTGCGCCTCGCCCACCGGCGGGCGGGTGCCGGGTGA